In Sphingomonas sp. Leaf357, a single genomic region encodes these proteins:
- a CDS encoding SDR family oxidoreductase, with product MKRTHPEEWRTRFASREIALRDFGQQEGGANAVTFLASPRASYVTGIVLLVDDGMRRYSF from the coding sequence ATCAAGCGAACACATCCCGAAGAGTGGCGCACCAGGTTCGCCAGCCGTGAGATCGCGCTGCGCGACTTTGGCCAACAGGAGGGTGGCGCTAACGCGGTGACGTTCCTCGCTTCGCCTCGCGCCAGCTACGTAACGGGCATCGTCCTACTCGTCGACGACGGGATGCGCCGGTACAGCTTCTAA
- a CDS encoding DUF892 family protein, producing the protein MLKKITSKASDAALKEMLSNSQDSIQKHTDVLKALIAANDEKVSKEHCKGMEGLVAEATKHVLEEGPDKGPLLDVMIIAQYQRMSHYGIAGFGTAAAYAKALGLKDDTKTLKNATKQIYGGDEYMTKLAETSVNLQAEGA; encoded by the coding sequence TTGCTGAAGAAAATCACCTCGAAAGCGAGCGACGCGGCGCTGAAGGAGATGTTGTCCAACTCTCAAGACAGCATCCAGAAGCACACGGACGTGCTGAAGGCGCTAATTGCGGCGAACGATGAAAAAGTCTCGAAGGAGCATTGCAAGGGGATGGAAGGTCTGGTTGCTGAAGCCACCAAACACGTTCTCGAGGAGGGACCGGACAAAGGCCCTCTGCTCGACGTCATGATAATTGCTCAATATCAGCGAATGAGCCATTACGGCATCGCAGGCTTCGGGACTGCTGCCGCCTATGCAAAGGCGCTTGGTCTCAAGGACGATACAAAGACGCTCAAGAATGCCACCAAACAGATTTATGGTGGCGACGAATATATGACCAAGCTCGCCGAAACGAGCGTCAACTTGCAGGCAGAAGGCGCCTGA